In Fusarium oxysporum f. sp. lycopersici 4287 chromosome 2, whole genome shotgun sequence, a genomic segment contains:
- a CDS encoding hypothetical protein (At least one base has a quality score < 10), with product MPIHQISIPLSVVPCSQVSGSLLSTASSPTQLL from the coding sequence ATGCCCATCCATCAAATATCCATCCCGCTTTCGGTGGTGCCCTGCAGCCAGGTCTCTGGAAGCCTGTTGAGCACCGCAAGTTCGCCAACCCAGCTCCTCTAG